From Bacillus pumilus, one genomic window encodes:
- the purS gene encoding phosphoribosylformylglycinamidine synthase subunit PurS, which translates to MYKVKIFVSLKESVLDPQGSAVQHALHSMSYQEVKDVRIGKYMELVIEKSDRDLDTVVKEMCEKLLANTVIEDYRYEVEEVVAQ; encoded by the coding sequence ATGTATAAAGTGAAAATTTTTGTCAGCTTAAAAGAGAGCGTTCTTGATCCACAAGGAAGTGCCGTGCAGCACGCCTTGCACAGCATGTCTTATCAGGAAGTAAAGGATGTCCGTATCGGGAAATACATGGAGCTTGTCATTGAAAAATCAGATCGTGATTTAGACACAGTCGTCAAAGAAATGTGTGAAAAATTACTGGCCAACACGGTGATTGAAGATTACCGCTATGAGGTGGAGGAGGTTGTCGCACAGTGA
- the purC gene encoding phosphoribosylaminoimidazolesuccinocarboxamide synthase produces the protein MTVKQELLYEGKAKKIYQTDDEHILYVEYKDSATAFNGEKKAEIEGKGRLNNEISSLIFQMLHEKGINNHFVKRLSDTEQLIQKVQIVPLEVVVRNVVAGSMSKRLGIPEGTKLDTPLIEFYYKDDALGDPLITEDHIHILDAATPEQVEEMKQITRQVNEELKQIFSDCHVNLIDFKLEFGIDHENRILLADEISPDTCRLWDKDTNEKLDKDVFRRNLGGLTNAYEEIFKRLGGHKHV, from the coding sequence ATGACTGTGAAACAAGAACTTCTCTACGAAGGCAAAGCGAAAAAAATCTATCAGACCGATGACGAGCATATTTTATATGTCGAATATAAAGACTCAGCGACAGCATTTAACGGCGAAAAGAAAGCTGAAATCGAAGGCAAAGGCAGACTGAATAACGAAATTTCAAGCTTAATCTTTCAAATGCTGCATGAGAAAGGGATCAACAATCACTTTGTGAAACGACTCTCTGACACAGAACAGCTCATTCAAAAGGTGCAGATTGTTCCGCTTGAAGTGGTTGTACGAAATGTAGTGGCAGGCAGTATGTCAAAGCGCCTTGGCATTCCAGAGGGAACAAAACTGGATACACCATTAATCGAGTTTTACTACAAGGATGATGCACTCGGCGATCCGCTCATTACAGAAGATCATATTCACATTTTAGATGCAGCGACACCAGAGCAGGTCGAGGAAATGAAACAGATCACAAGACAAGTGAATGAAGAGTTAAAGCAAATCTTTTCAGACTGCCATGTGAATTTAATTGATTTCAAGCTTGAATTCGGAATAGATCACGAGAATCGTATTTTGCTAGCTGATGAGATTTCACCTGATACGTGCAGGCTTTGGGACAAAGATACAAACGAAAAGCTTGATAAAGACGTGTTCAGACGAAACCTGGGCGGCTTAACAAATGCATACGAAGAAATTTTCAAAAGACTTGGAGGCCATAAACATGTATAA
- the purB gene encoding adenylosuccinate lyase: protein MIERYARPEMSAIWTEENKFNAWLEVEILACEAWAELGVIPKEDVVTMRKNASFDIDRILEIEQDTRHDVVAFTRAVSESLGEERKWVHYGLTSTDVVDTALSYLLKQANDILLKDIERFVDILKEKAKEHKYTVMMGRTHGVHAEPTTFGLKLGLWYEEMKRNLERFKQAKAGIEYGKISGAVGTYANIDPFVEQYVCEKLGIKAAPISTQTLQRDRHADYMATLALVATSIEKFAVEIRGLQKSETREVEEFFAKGQKGSSAMPHKRNPIGSENMTGIARVIRGYMLTAYENVPLWHERDISHSSAERIILPDATIALNYMLNRFSNIVKNLTVFPENMKRNMDRTLGLIYSQRVLLALIDTGMAREEAYDTVQPKAMEAWEKQVPFRSLVEAEEKITSRLTPEQIADCFDYNYHLKNVEMIFERLGLA, encoded by the coding sequence ATGATCGAACGTTACGCACGACCAGAAATGTCAGCAATCTGGACAGAGGAAAACAAATTTAATGCATGGCTTGAAGTAGAAATTCTCGCTTGTGAAGCTTGGGCAGAGCTTGGCGTTATTCCGAAAGAAGACGTTGTGACCATGCGCAAGAATGCAAGCTTTGATATTGATCGTATTCTAGAGATTGAACAAGACACGCGCCACGACGTGGTTGCCTTTACGCGTGCTGTATCTGAATCTCTAGGAGAAGAAAGAAAGTGGGTTCATTACGGGTTAACATCTACAGACGTAGTGGATACGGCGCTTTCATATTTATTAAAGCAGGCGAACGATATCTTGCTCAAGGACATTGAGAGATTTGTTGACATCCTAAAAGAAAAAGCAAAAGAGCACAAATATACCGTCATGATGGGCCGTACACATGGTGTACACGCTGAACCGACAACATTTGGCCTGAAGCTTGGTCTTTGGTACGAAGAAATGAAGCGTAACCTAGAACGTTTTAAACAAGCAAAAGCTGGCATCGAATACGGCAAAATTTCTGGAGCTGTTGGCACATATGCGAACATCGACCCGTTTGTTGAGCAATATGTATGTGAGAAGCTTGGCATCAAAGCTGCACCAATTTCAACCCAAACCTTGCAGCGTGATCGTCATGCAGATTACATGGCTACTCTTGCACTCGTCGCAACAAGCATTGAGAAATTTGCTGTTGAAATTCGTGGACTTCAAAAGAGTGAAACACGTGAAGTAGAAGAGTTCTTCGCAAAAGGACAAAAAGGATCATCAGCGATGCCGCATAAACGGAACCCAATCGGCTCTGAAAATATGACGGGAATTGCCCGCGTCATCCGTGGATATATGCTGACAGCTTATGAAAATGTACCGCTTTGGCATGAGCGTGATATTTCTCATTCCTCTGCTGAGCGCATCATTTTACCAGATGCAACGATTGCACTGAACTATATGCTGAACCGTTTCTCAAACATCGTGAAGAACTTGACGGTCTTCCCTGAGAACATGAAACGCAACATGGACCGCACACTTGGCTTGATTTACTCACAGCGCGTTCTTCTTGCATTAATCGATACAGGCATGGCACGTGAAGAGGCATATGATACGGTTCAGCCGAAGGCGATGGAAGCGTGGGAAAAGCAGGTGCCATTCCGTTCATTAGTAGAAGCGGAGGAAAAAATCACATCACGCTTAACACCTGAACAAATCGCTGACTGCTTCGATTACAACTATCACTTGAAAAATGTCGAGATGATTTTCGAACGTCTAGGTCTTGCGTAA